From Pedobacter cryoconitis, one genomic window encodes:
- the clpP gene encoding ATP-dependent Clp endopeptidase proteolytic subunit ClpP translates to MNIDKDEFRKYAVKHHRINGLNVDRYIGHTNSSPKSMTPYIIEERQLNVAQMDVFSRLMMDRIIFLGDAIHDGNANIIQAQLLFLQSTDNNRDIQIYINSPGGSVYAGLGIYDTMQYITPDVATICTGMAASMGAVLLVAGAKGKRAALTHSRVMIHQPSGGSQGVASDMEINLREMLKLKKELYDIISDHSGQTYEWVEKASDRDYWMKADEAKSFGMIDEVLGSNKK, encoded by the coding sequence ATGAATATAGATAAAGACGAATTTAGAAAATATGCAGTTAAACATCACCGTATAAACGGCTTAAATGTAGATCGTTATATTGGTCACACAAATAGTTCACCAAAAAGCATGACCCCATACATTATTGAAGAACGTCAGTTGAACGTTGCTCAGATGGATGTGTTCTCCCGCTTAATGATGGACAGGATTATCTTTTTAGGTGATGCGATCCATGATGGTAATGCAAATATCATTCAGGCGCAGTTACTGTTCTTACAGTCAACTGATAACAACAGAGATATCCAGATTTATATCAACTCACCGGGCGGATCTGTTTATGCTGGTTTAGGTATTTATGATACCATGCAGTATATCACTCCTGATGTCGCTACAATCTGTACAGGTATGGCAGCATCAATGGGCGCGGTTTTATTAGTAGCAGGTGCTAAAGGTAAACGTGCGGCATTAACACATTCACGTGTAATGATCCACCAGCCTTCAGGAGGTTCACAAGGTGTGGCTTCAGATATGGAGATCAATTTAAGAGAGATGCTTAAATTGAAAAAAGAATTATATGATATCATTTCTGACCATTCAGGGCAGACTTACGAATGGGTGGAAAAAGCATCTGACCGTGATTACTGGATGAAAGCTGATGAAGCTAAAAGTTTCGGAATGATTGATGAAGTATTAGGTTCGAATAAAAAATAG
- a CDS encoding DNA polymerase/3'-5' exonuclease PolX, whose product MENKTIARSLRLLSQLMELHNENPFKIKSIANAAFKVDKLPYAISSKTMEEIEKIDGLGKSTAAKVVELLQTGTMTELQNILAETPEGIVEMLGIKGIGPKKIVVIWKDLGIENIGELYYACNENRLIEARGFGLKTQEEIKKVIEFKMAAQGKFLYAQAETLVSTLSAELEIWLKKISKDALFSVAGEYRRYLEIINELDFVIGAADPASVVSGLPLLKDLTFEQQTENQYTAMSTFGLKIQLHIYPKATYYLNLFKLTGNEAHVTEVLALAGDGPFADEQAIYSKAGLAFVTPELREGLDEITLAKANKLPELITYEDLKGSLHNHSTWSDGVHTLEQMAVYCKDTLNLEYLGMCDHSKSAFYANGLNEQRIFAQHKEIDALNEKLAPFKIFKGIESDILNDGSLDYSDDVLKTFDFVVASVHSNLRMDEEKATARLIKAVENPYTTILGHPTGRLLLSRKGYPIDYAKIIDACAANNVVIEINANPLRLDLDWRWHRYALEKGVLLSVNPDAHRMEGFRDMHYGIYIGRKGGLQAKQCLNAFTLAEITAFFNSVKPGI is encoded by the coding sequence ATGGAAAACAAAACCATAGCCCGTAGTCTCAGGCTCCTTTCACAATTGATGGAGCTCCACAATGAGAACCCTTTCAAAATAAAATCAATAGCAAATGCTGCCTTTAAAGTAGACAAGCTGCCTTATGCAATCAGCAGTAAAACCATGGAGGAAATCGAAAAAATCGATGGACTGGGGAAAAGTACTGCCGCTAAAGTTGTAGAATTGCTTCAAACCGGAACGATGACAGAACTGCAAAACATTCTTGCAGAAACACCGGAAGGAATAGTTGAAATGCTTGGTATCAAAGGTATTGGACCAAAAAAGATTGTGGTGATCTGGAAAGACCTCGGCATTGAAAACATCGGAGAACTCTATTATGCCTGTAATGAAAACCGTTTGATAGAGGCCAGAGGTTTTGGATTAAAGACACAGGAAGAGATCAAAAAAGTCATTGAATTTAAGATGGCTGCTCAGGGTAAATTTCTATATGCGCAAGCAGAAACTCTGGTCAGCACTTTATCGGCAGAACTGGAAATCTGGTTAAAGAAGATCAGTAAGGACGCTCTTTTCAGCGTTGCCGGAGAATACCGCAGATACCTGGAAATCATCAATGAACTTGATTTTGTGATCGGTGCAGCAGATCCGGCAAGTGTTGTATCTGGTCTGCCACTATTGAAAGACCTTACTTTCGAACAACAAACAGAAAATCAATATACAGCGATGAGCACTTTCGGCTTGAAAATACAATTACACATTTACCCGAAAGCAACTTACTACCTGAACCTCTTCAAACTAACTGGTAACGAAGCTCACGTCACTGAAGTTTTAGCCTTAGCTGGCGACGGCCCTTTTGCAGACGAACAGGCTATTTACAGCAAAGCCGGACTCGCTTTCGTGACTCCGGAACTTAGAGAAGGACTAGACGAAATAACACTTGCAAAAGCAAACAAACTTCCAGAACTCATCACTTACGAAGACCTGAAAGGAAGTCTTCACAACCACTCTACCTGGAGTGACGGTGTGCATACCTTAGAACAAATGGCTGTTTACTGTAAAGACACCCTCAACCTGGAGTATCTTGGCATGTGTGATCACTCTAAATCTGCATTTTATGCCAACGGTTTAAACGAGCAGCGCATCTTCGCCCAACATAAAGAAATTGATGCCCTCAATGAAAAGCTGGCACCTTTCAAAATATTTAAAGGAATTGAAAGTGATATCCTGAATGACGGCTCACTGGATTACAGTGATGACGTGCTCAAAACATTCGATTTCGTTGTGGCCTCTGTCCATAGCAATTTAAGGATGGATGAAGAAAAAGCAACCGCAAGGCTGATTAAAGCAGTAGAAAACCCTTATACAACAATTTTGGGCCACCCAACCGGACGCTTATTACTCAGCCGTAAAGGTTACCCTATAGATTATGCTAAAATCATAGATGCCTGTGCAGCAAATAATGTAGTCATTGAAATTAATGCCAATCCACTGCGTTTAGATCTGGACTGGAGATGGCACCGTTATGCACTGGAAAAAGGTGTATTGCTTTCGGTTAACCCTGATGCCCACCGTATGGAAGGCTTCAGAGATATGCACTATGGTATATACATTGGAAGAAAAGGAGGCTTGCAAGCAAAACAATGCTTAAATGCATTCACTTTAGCCGAAATTACTGCTTTTTTTAACAGTGTAAAACCCGGGATTTAA
- a CDS encoding AMP nucleosidase, translating into MNEEKEVKKDEAIVKKSKKSKEVDSPVKAGLKSKGDIVKNWLPRYTGRPLEEFGEYILLTNFSKYLQMFSEWNDNAPIMGLDKPMQSVTANGITIINFGMGSPMAATMMDLLTAIMPKAVLFLGKCGGLKKKNQLGDLILPIAAIRGEGTSNDYLPAEVPALPSFALQKAISTTIRDHSRDYWTGTCYTTNRRVWEHDKHFKKYLKTLRAMAVDMETATIFTTGFANKIPTGALLLVSDQPMIPEGVKTTESDSTVTTNYVDTHLKIGIDSLKQLINNGLTVKHLKF; encoded by the coding sequence ATGAACGAAGAAAAAGAAGTAAAAAAAGACGAGGCTATTGTAAAAAAATCAAAAAAGAGCAAAGAAGTAGATTCACCAGTAAAAGCGGGTTTGAAATCTAAAGGAGATATAGTTAAAAACTGGTTACCAAGATATACCGGCCGTCCGCTGGAAGAATTCGGAGAATACATTTTACTGACTAACTTCAGTAAGTACCTGCAAATGTTTTCGGAATGGAATGACAATGCACCAATCATGGGATTGGATAAACCAATGCAAAGTGTTACTGCAAACGGAATTACGATTATCAATTTTGGAATGGGAAGCCCGATGGCGGCAACGATGATGGATTTGCTAACTGCAATTATGCCTAAAGCAGTACTGTTTTTAGGAAAGTGTGGTGGCTTAAAAAAGAAAAACCAATTAGGGGATCTGATTCTTCCGATTGCTGCAATCAGGGGGGAAGGTACTTCGAATGATTACCTCCCGGCAGAAGTGCCTGCATTACCTTCATTTGCGTTGCAGAAAGCGATTTCTACGACCATCCGTGATCATTCACGTGATTACTGGACAGGGACCTGTTATACGACTAACCGCAGGGTTTGGGAGCACGATAAGCATTTTAAGAAATATCTTAAAACTTTGAGGGCAATGGCAGTAGATATGGAAACTGCAACAATTTTTACCACTGGTTTTGCCAACAAAATCCCTACTGGTGCTTTATTGTTAGTTTCTGATCAGCCAATGATTCCTGAAGGTGTGAAAACTACTGAAAGTGATAGCACAGTGACTACAAATTATGTAGATACCCACCTTAAAATCGGTATTGATTCACTAAAACAATTAATCAACAATGGGTTGACTGTTAAACACCTTAAATTCTAA
- the rfaE2 gene encoding D-glycero-beta-D-manno-heptose 1-phosphate adenylyltransferase: MSTNHSLSPKIVSLPELTPLVNHWKGEGKKIVFTNGCFDLLHAGHITYLTEAASLGDILIIGLNSDDSVQRLKGPSRPVNNEITRSVILGSMSFIDAVVFFNEETPLELIKKVLPDVLVKGGDYKIEEIAGAKEVIENGGKVQVLSFLPGYSSTAIIDKIKNS; encoded by the coding sequence ATGAGTACCAATCATTCCTTAAGCCCGAAAATAGTTTCTTTACCTGAACTTACCCCACTCGTAAATCACTGGAAAGGTGAAGGCAAGAAAATTGTATTTACGAACGGCTGTTTTGATTTATTACATGCCGGGCACATCACTTACTTAACCGAAGCAGCAAGTTTAGGGGACATTCTGATTATCGGTTTAAACAGTGATGATTCTGTACAAAGATTAAAAGGGCCATCAAGACCAGTCAACAACGAAATCACCAGGTCTGTTATTTTAGGTTCGATGTCTTTCATTGATGCAGTGGTCTTCTTTAATGAAGAGACCCCATTGGAACTCATTAAAAAAGTTTTGCCTGATGTACTGGTTAAAGGGGGCGATTATAAAATAGAAGAAATTGCGGGTGCTAAAGAAGTAATTGAAAATGGAGGCAAAGTACAAGTACTAAGCTTTTTACCCGGATACTCTTCTACTGCAATTATCGATAAAATAAAAAACTCTTAA
- the clpX gene encoding ATP-dependent Clp protease ATP-binding subunit ClpX — protein sequence MAKQTKESRCSFCGSSKQDTLMLIEGLDAYICDKCVTQAHQLVLQEFGNKQAKSLDAAGPLLKPMEIKAHIDQYVIGQDDAKKVLSVAVYNHYKRLGQKIDAVDEVEIEKSNIMLVGETGTGKTLLAKTIAKILHVPFCICDATVLTEAGYVGEDVESILTRLLQAADYDVASAERGIVYIDEVDKVARKSDNPSITRDVSGEGVQQALLKILEGTIVNVPPQGGRKHPDQKMIPVNTNNILFICGGAFDGIERKIANRLRTQAVGYKVKKDDTELDLDNLYKYITPADLKSFGLIPELIGRVPVLTHLNPLDKQALRNILTEPKNSLFRQYVKLFEFEGVNLVFEDEVLDFIVDKAMEYKLGARGLRSICEAIMLDAMFDIPSDPTIKELVISLGYAVEKFEKADFKKLKAA from the coding sequence ATGGCTAAACAAACTAAAGAATCCCGTTGCTCTTTTTGCGGTTCAAGTAAGCAGGATACTTTAATGCTTATTGAAGGGCTTGATGCATACATTTGCGATAAATGCGTGACACAGGCTCACCAGCTGGTGCTACAGGAATTTGGCAATAAACAAGCTAAATCACTGGATGCTGCCGGCCCCCTCTTAAAGCCAATGGAGATTAAAGCGCATATTGACCAATACGTTATTGGGCAGGATGATGCTAAGAAAGTACTTTCTGTAGCCGTATATAACCATTATAAAAGGTTAGGACAGAAGATTGATGCAGTGGATGAGGTGGAGATTGAGAAATCTAACATTATGCTGGTTGGAGAAACCGGTACAGGTAAAACTTTACTGGCGAAAACAATCGCTAAGATCCTTCATGTACCTTTCTGTATCTGTGATGCTACGGTATTAACAGAAGCAGGTTATGTGGGTGAAGATGTAGAAAGTATCCTGACCCGTTTGCTTCAGGCTGCGGATTATGATGTGGCTTCTGCCGAACGTGGAATTGTTTATATTGATGAGGTAGATAAGGTTGCGCGTAAAAGCGATAACCCTTCTATTACCAGAGATGTATCAGGAGAAGGTGTACAACAGGCTTTGTTAAAGATCCTGGAAGGTACTATCGTGAATGTTCCGCCTCAGGGTGGACGTAAACACCCTGATCAGAAAATGATTCCTGTAAATACGAATAATATCCTGTTTATCTGTGGTGGTGCATTTGATGGTATTGAACGTAAAATTGCCAACAGATTACGCACACAGGCAGTAGGTTATAAAGTTAAAAAGGATGACACTGAACTTGACCTGGACAATCTGTACAAGTATATCACACCAGCTGATTTAAAATCTTTTGGTTTGATTCCTGAGCTGATTGGACGTGTTCCGGTATTAACTCACCTGAATCCGCTGGATAAACAAGCATTACGTAATATACTAACGGAGCCTAAGAATTCTTTGTTCCGTCAGTATGTGAAATTGTTTGAATTTGAAGGGGTAAATCTTGTATTTGAAGATGAAGTTTTAGACTTTATCGTAGATAAGGCTATGGAGTATAAGTTAGGCGCAAGGGGATTAAGATCTATTTGTGAAGCTATTATGCTGGACGCGATGTTTGACATCCCGTCTGACCCAACTATTAAGGAACTGGTCATCTCACTCGGATACGCGGTGGAGAAATTTGAAAAGGCAGACTTTAAGAAGTTAAAAGCTGCTTAA
- a CDS encoding glycosyltransferase family 9 protein — MSIPKKILVIRFSSMGDIIYTTPVIRCLKLQIPGCEVHFLTKEQFKYIYQQNPYLTKLHFLKPTLAETIRDIKAEKFDLIIDLHNNLRTTIIKLSTRIPSSTYKKDTVKKWLALKFKWTSLFSKDHLVDRYLETVKFLGVENDNKPIDYYVAKEYQIQDLLPATHQEKFVAFIIGATHFTKRLPNHKIIEICKGINLPIVLLGGNDVKDNAEEIKLAVGANIYSTCGLTNLDQSVFLVSQAHKVIGFDTGLTHIAEAFDKPIASIWGGTTPELLGVYPYKIKNSLLAGIDLACRPCSKFGLEKCPLGHFDCMEKLPGEIIVNFSNE, encoded by the coding sequence TTGAGCATACCTAAAAAAATATTGGTTATCAGATTCAGTTCAATGGGTGATATTATTTATACCACACCTGTTATCCGCTGTTTAAAACTGCAAATACCAGGTTGTGAAGTTCACTTTCTGACCAAAGAACAGTTTAAATATATCTATCAGCAAAACCCATATTTAACAAAATTACACTTCTTAAAACCAACTCTGGCAGAAACGATCAGGGATATAAAAGCTGAGAAATTCGACCTGATTATTGATCTGCATAATAATCTGCGTACAACAATCATCAAATTATCGACCCGTATCCCCTCTTCTACTTATAAAAAAGACACGGTAAAAAAATGGCTGGCTCTTAAATTCAAATGGACCAGTCTTTTCTCCAAAGACCATTTAGTAGACCGCTACCTGGAAACTGTAAAATTTCTAGGGGTAGAAAATGACAACAAGCCAATTGATTATTATGTAGCAAAGGAATATCAGATTCAGGACCTGCTGCCTGCTACACATCAGGAGAAATTTGTCGCTTTTATTATTGGCGCAACACATTTCACTAAAAGATTACCCAATCATAAGATTATAGAGATCTGTAAAGGGATTAATCTTCCAATTGTATTACTAGGTGGAAACGACGTCAAAGACAACGCAGAAGAGATTAAACTGGCCGTAGGCGCTAACATCTATTCTACTTGTGGACTGACCAATCTGGATCAGTCTGTATTCCTTGTTTCCCAGGCACATAAAGTAATCGGTTTTGATACAGGGCTAACCCATATTGCCGAAGCATTTGATAAACCTATAGCCTCTATCTGGGGAGGTACTACGCCCGAATTACTTGGTGTTTATCCTTATAAAATAAAAAACTCCTTGCTGGCAGGTATTGATTTAGCATGCAGGCCCTGCTCTAAATTCGGATTAGAGAAATGCCCGCTTGGACATTTTGACTGTATGGAAAAACTTCCGGGGGAGATAATTGTTAATTTCTCAAACGAATAA
- a CDS encoding SixA phosphatase family protein codes for MAKQLVLVRHGKSDWAASGTADFDRPLNHRGNKNAPEMAERMSKRDLIPELLVSSPAERALTTAKHFAETWNIPKESILKEPSIYEANTNALLAVVNKLDPQYDRVALFGHNPGLTDFLNYLADAHIYNLPTASVVYIDFPFDDWSLVSHHTGSLWLFDYPKNTDPV; via the coding sequence ATGGCAAAACAACTGGTATTAGTAAGACATGGCAAATCGGACTGGGCGGCAAGCGGAACTGCTGACTTTGACAGACCGTTAAATCACCGGGGCAACAAAAATGCCCCTGAAATGGCGGAGCGGATGAGTAAAAGGGATCTTATTCCCGAATTATTAGTGAGCAGCCCGGCTGAAAGAGCTTTGACTACTGCAAAACACTTTGCAGAAACGTGGAATATACCAAAGGAAAGTATTCTTAAAGAGCCATCCATTTACGAGGCCAATACCAACGCTTTATTAGCCGTAGTGAATAAACTTGATCCGCAATATGACCGGGTGGCACTTTTCGGGCATAATCCCGGATTAACAGATTTTCTGAATTATCTTGCTGATGCACATATCTATAATCTGCCCACTGCAAGTGTGGTATACATAGATTTCCCATTTGATGACTGGTCATTGGTAAGCCATCATACAGGAAGTCTATGGTTATTTGATTATCCTAAAAACACCGATCCTGTTTAG
- the rfaE1 gene encoding D-glycero-beta-D-manno-heptose-7-phosphate kinase: MLAEKLYNAHHQSQKPKILVIGDLMLDHYIIGSASRLSPEAPVPIVNVKKENKIIGGAANVASNLIDLGAQVSLAGIIGDDSFGEEIKAILQTKNIDTQLILTDQSRPTTVKTRVIASTHQIVRIDHEETHDISATLEENFLKAVYASIEASDIIILSDYNKGLLTKTLCLTLIGYCNQHQKRIIVDPKGLDYTKYKGSFMIKPNRKELAEAAKTEKIHSPEELVKAAEVIFDTTHAAYLIVTLSEGGIAIITPDNHQILPVMATEVYDVTGAGDTVIATLAYCLTLGLTVEEACQISNYAASIVIKHIGSATTTVDEILAAIKTTN; this comes from the coding sequence ATGCTTGCAGAAAAGTTATATAATGCACACCATCAAAGTCAAAAACCTAAAATCCTTGTGATAGGTGACCTGATGCTTGACCATTATATCATTGGCAGTGCGTCCAGGCTTTCACCAGAAGCACCTGTACCTATTGTAAATGTCAAAAAAGAAAATAAAATAATTGGTGGTGCAGCCAACGTTGCCAGTAACCTGATCGATCTGGGTGCGCAGGTATCTCTTGCCGGTATTATTGGCGATGATAGTTTTGGAGAAGAAATCAAAGCGATACTGCAAACTAAAAACATTGATACTCAGCTGATTTTAACTGATCAGTCGCGTCCAACAACTGTAAAAACGAGGGTAATCGCCTCTACGCATCAGATCGTAAGAATAGACCACGAAGAAACACATGATATTTCTGCTACGCTGGAAGAAAACTTCCTGAAAGCCGTTTATGCTTCTATTGAAGCAAGCGATATTATCATTCTTTCTGACTACAATAAAGGCCTGCTCACTAAAACTTTATGCCTTACACTGATCGGCTACTGTAATCAACATCAAAAACGGATTATCGTAGACCCTAAAGGACTGGATTACACCAAATATAAAGGCTCGTTTATGATTAAGCCAAACCGTAAAGAACTTGCGGAGGCAGCAAAAACAGAGAAAATACATAGTCCTGAAGAACTGGTTAAAGCTGCTGAAGTCATTTTCGACACCACGCATGCAGCCTATTTAATCGTGACCCTTTCCGAAGGAGGAATAGCTATTATTACCCCGGATAATCATCAGATTTTGCCAGTCATGGCCACTGAAGTTTATGACGTTACCGGCGCAGGGGATACCGTAATTGCAACGCTTGCTTATTGCTTAACCCTGGGTCTGACTGTAGAAGAAGCCTGTCAGATTTCAAACTATGCAGCTTCTATTGTGATTAAACACATTGGCAGCGCCACTACAACGGTTGATGAAATTTTAGCCGCCATCAAAACAACAAACTAA
- the gmhA gene encoding D-sedoheptulose 7-phosphate isomerase: MVLEELNHHKNTIDQVIAKLVPEIENGCKLLTDTVLSGGKVLIAGNGGSAADAQHIAAELTGRYVKDRKALPAIALTVDTSALTAISNDYGFERVFARQVEAFGRPGDLFIAISTSGNSPNIIQALHTARESGCKIIGLSGRDGGQMNNLCDLNIIIPDDVTARIQEMHILIGHIFCKAVDNLY; the protein is encoded by the coding sequence ATGGTATTAGAAGAACTGAATCATCATAAAAATACAATTGACCAGGTTATTGCCAAACTGGTCCCTGAAATCGAAAACGGCTGTAAATTACTTACAGATACCGTTCTTTCTGGAGGAAAAGTATTAATTGCAGGTAATGGCGGCAGTGCCGCTGATGCCCAGCACATAGCTGCTGAACTAACCGGCAGATATGTTAAAGACCGTAAAGCCCTACCGGCAATAGCTTTAACCGTAGATACCTCTGCTTTAACAGCGATCAGTAATGATTACGGCTTTGAAAGAGTATTTGCCAGGCAAGTAGAGGCCTTTGGCCGTCCTGGTGATCTTTTTATAGCGATATCTACCAGCGGTAACAGCCCTAATATTATCCAGGCACTACACACGGCCAGAGAATCAGGCTGCAAAATAATAGGTTTATCAGGAAGAGACGGCGGTCAGATGAATAACTTATGCGATTTAAACATCATTATACCTGATGATGTTACAGCACGTATACAGGAAATGCATATTCTGATCGGGCATATCTTTTGTAAAGCAGTAGATAACTTATATTAA
- the tig gene encoding trigger factor — MNITQEKIDNLNAVVKIKISPEDYTEKVDKTIKEQAKKSTLPGFRKGMVPAAHIKKMYGRSILVETVNALLSENLNKFLTENKVEILGQPVPVVDNTKDFKWDGTDAFEFDYEIGLAPAVEVNITAKDKFTQYNVKADEETLASRIKNIRRSYGKMTNPEVSADDDVLYAELAQLSPDGSVFEGGITNTGSIRLDQVKDKAILKSLIGLKKDAVLELDLQKALGNNQAVIAKLLNIGEDEAKDLQSKFQVTVKNINRLEESDLNQEFFDKIFGEGIVTDEAGFKQKITEEIEGMFKQDADRKLQNDMYTQLTENVKMDLPDEFLRKWLKATNEKLSDAELEEGYNDFAKNLKWTLIENKIIKDNSIEIKYEDVFQTAKQRLDAQFRMYSPAPMPEDQLSQYTATFLQEKDNANRIFEEVKAIKVFEYIQSVATLDQKDIAYNKFQELVESV; from the coding sequence ATGAATATTACACAGGAAAAAATTGACAACTTAAATGCAGTTGTAAAGATTAAAATTTCGCCTGAAGATTATACTGAAAAGGTCGATAAAACTATTAAAGAACAAGCGAAAAAATCTACCCTTCCGGGATTCCGTAAAGGAATGGTTCCTGCTGCACATATTAAGAAAATGTATGGTAGAAGTATCCTTGTTGAAACTGTAAACGCTTTATTAAGCGAAAACCTGAATAAATTCCTGACAGAAAATAAAGTTGAAATCCTTGGCCAGCCAGTTCCGGTTGTAGATAACACCAAAGATTTTAAATGGGATGGTACTGATGCTTTTGAATTTGACTACGAAATTGGTCTTGCTCCAGCAGTTGAAGTTAACATCACTGCGAAAGATAAATTTACACAATACAATGTAAAAGCTGATGAGGAGACTTTAGCTTCCCGTATCAAAAACATCCGCCGCAGCTATGGCAAAATGACAAACCCGGAAGTTTCGGCAGACGATGATGTACTTTATGCCGAATTAGCACAACTTTCTCCTGATGGTTCAGTTTTTGAAGGTGGAATTACAAATACTGGTTCTATCCGTTTAGATCAGGTTAAAGACAAAGCAATTTTAAAATCTTTAATCGGGCTTAAAAAAGATGCAGTACTTGAATTAGATCTTCAGAAAGCATTAGGAAACAACCAGGCGGTGATCGCTAAGTTGTTAAACATTGGTGAAGATGAAGCTAAGGATTTACAATCTAAATTCCAGGTAACGGTTAAAAACATCAACCGTTTGGAGGAATCTGATTTGAACCAGGAGTTCTTTGATAAAATATTTGGTGAAGGTATCGTTACTGACGAAGCTGGTTTCAAGCAGAAAATCACAGAAGAAATTGAAGGTATGTTCAAACAGGATGCGGATCGCAAACTGCAAAATGACATGTACACTCAGTTAACTGAAAACGTGAAAATGGATTTGCCGGATGAGTTTTTAAGAAAGTGGTTAAAAGCTACCAACGAAAAATTATCTGATGCAGAACTGGAAGAAGGTTACAATGATTTCGCGAAAAACCTGAAATGGACTTTAATTGAAAACAAAATCATTAAAGACAACAGTATCGAAATTAAATACGAAGACGTATTCCAAACAGCTAAACAACGTTTAGATGCACAGTTCAGAATGTACAGTCCAGCTCCAATGCCGGAAGATCAGTTGTCACAATACACAGCTACTTTCCTTCAGGAAAAAGACAATGCAAACCGTATATTCGAAGAGGTAAAAGCAATTAAAGTTTTTGAATACATTCAATCGGTTGCTACTTTGGACCAAAAAGATATAGCTTATAATAAATTTCAAGAGTTAGTTGAATCTGTATAA